In Calothrix sp. PCC 7507, one DNA window encodes the following:
- a CDS encoding ABC transporter substrate-binding protein yields the protein MQFASVFSLIKRFWLLIILSLVTAITVAACNPLNYKTAAAQVPQLVQSILSDPKTFNYPLSQESPNIFGLTYEGLTTQNPITGKIEPNLAESWQISDDKLKIVFTLRENLKWSDGQPLTVDDVIFSYNDIYLNEAIPTDVRDTLRIGEKGKFPTVKKIDDRRVEFTTPEPFAPFLSSATANAILPAHALEKSVKTKDSEGKPLFLTKWGVDTPPDQLIVNGPYKLERYDTSQRLIFRRNPYYWRKDAQGNPQPYIERIVWQIVESTDTSLLQFRSGGLDNVGVTPEYFSLLKVQEKQGNFKIYNGGSSPSTTFIFFNLNKGKRDGKPLVDPIKSRWFNTVEFRQAVAYAIDRQTMINNTYRGLGKLQDSPLAVQCPYYISPKDGLKAYDHNPEKAKQLLIKAGFKYNEQDQLIDTQGNRVRFTLLTNAGNKIREAIGTQIKQDLSKIGIQVDFTPLAWNTYTDKITNTLDFDAGLIGFGAGLEPNDSANLWSPQGGSHLFNQKPQAGQKPVEGWEASPWEAKIGELYIKAARELDDAKRKEIYVQTQQLSQEYLPLIHLVNAYSLSAVRDRFEGINFSALGGAFWNIHEIKVTK from the coding sequence AATTAAGCGTTTTTGGCTACTAATAATTCTTAGTTTGGTAACTGCAATAACAGTTGCTGCTTGCAACCCACTTAACTACAAAACAGCAGCCGCTCAAGTACCTCAATTAGTACAAAGTATTCTCAGTGATCCCAAAACTTTTAATTACCCTCTCAGCCAAGAGTCACCAAACATTTTTGGGTTGACTTATGAAGGATTAACTACTCAAAATCCCATAACTGGTAAAATCGAGCCAAATTTAGCAGAATCATGGCAAATTTCCGATGACAAATTAAAAATTGTATTTACTCTGCGGGAGAATTTGAAATGGTCTGATGGGCAACCACTAACAGTAGATGATGTGATATTTAGTTACAACGATATTTACCTCAACGAAGCAATTCCTACTGACGTGAGAGACACACTAAGGATTGGAGAAAAAGGTAAATTTCCTACTGTCAAAAAAATCGATGATCGGCGGGTTGAATTCACTACTCCAGAACCATTTGCCCCTTTCTTAAGTAGTGCTACAGCCAATGCAATTTTACCTGCTCATGCCCTCGAAAAATCGGTAAAAACAAAAGATAGCGAAGGAAAACCACTATTTCTAACGAAGTGGGGTGTTGATACTCCACCAGATCAATTAATCGTTAATGGTCCTTACAAACTAGAACGCTACGACACTAGCCAACGTTTAATTTTTCGACGCAATCCTTACTACTGGCGCAAAGATGCTCAAGGGAATCCCCAGCCTTATATAGAACGAATTGTTTGGCAAATCGTAGAATCAACAGATACTTCCTTACTGCAATTTCGTTCTGGAGGTTTAGATAATGTAGGGGTGACGCCAGAATATTTTTCTTTGCTCAAAGTGCAAGAAAAGCAAGGGAATTTTAAAATTTATAATGGGGGATCTAGTCCTAGTACAACTTTTATATTCTTCAATTTAAATAAAGGTAAAAGAGACGGCAAGCCATTGGTTGATCCTATTAAATCACGTTGGTTTAATACTGTAGAATTTCGGCAAGCAGTAGCCTATGCGATTGATAGGCAAACAATGATTAACAATACATACCGTGGTTTGGGTAAACTCCAAGATTCACCACTGGCGGTGCAATGTCCCTATTATATTTCGCCTAAAGACGGCTTAAAAGCCTATGACCATAATCCAGAAAAAGCAAAGCAACTGTTAATAAAAGCAGGATTTAAATATAACGAACAGGATCAGTTAATCGATACTCAAGGGAATCGCGTTCGCTTTACTTTGCTCACAAATGCTGGTAATAAGATCCGTGAAGCCATAGGCACACAGATAAAACAGGACTTGAGCAAAATTGGTATTCAAGTAGATTTCACTCCTTTAGCATGGAATACATACACAGACAAAATTACTAACACCTTAGACTTTGATGCTGGATTGATTGGATTTGGTGCTGGATTAGAACCAAATGATAGTGCTAATCTTTGGTCTCCTCAAGGGGGATCACATCTATTTAATCAGAAACCCCAAGCAGGGCAAAAGCCAGTTGAGGGTTGGGAAGCATCTCCTTGGGAAGCGAAAATTGGTGAACTTTATATTAAAGCAGCAAGGGAGTTAGACGACGCTAAACGCAAAGAAATTTATGTGCAAACGCAGCAGCTATCTCAAGAATATTTACCTCTGATTCATTTGGTTAATGCCTATTCCTTGTCTGCAGTGCGCGATCGCTTTGAAGGTATTAACTTCTCTGCCCTTGGCGGCGCATTCTGGAACATTCATGAAATCAAGGTCACAAAGTAG
- the argH gene encoding argininosuccinate lyase: MTKEQTWSQRFESALHPAIARFNASIGFDIELIEYDLTGSQAHAKMLAHTGIISPEEGEQLFIGLEQIRQEYRQGKFQPGVDAEDVHFAVERRLTEIVGDVGKKLHTARSRNDQVGTDTRLYLRDQIQQIKSHLREFQTVLLDIAEKNVETLIPGYTHLQRAQPLSLAHHLLAYFQMTQRDWERLGDVERRVNISPLGCGALAGTTFPIDRHYTANFLQFKSIYANSLDGVSDRDFAIEFLCAASLIMVHLSRLSEEVILWSSEEFRFVTLKDRCATGSSIMPQKKNPDVPELVRGKTGRVFGHLQAMLVIMKGLPLAYNKDLQEDKEGLFDSVNTVKACLEAMTILLQEGLEFRTQRLAQAVTEDFSNATDVADYLAARGVPFREAYNLVGKVVKTSITAGKLLKDLSLEEWQQLHPAFAADIYEAISPRQVVAARNSYGGTGFAQVREELLTARAALEDR, from the coding sequence ATGACCAAAGAACAAACTTGGAGTCAGCGATTTGAATCAGCGTTGCATCCGGCGATCGCCCGTTTTAATGCCAGTATAGGTTTTGATATTGAATTAATAGAATATGACCTAACCGGTTCTCAAGCTCATGCGAAAATGCTGGCTCATACTGGGATTATTTCCCCCGAAGAGGGAGAGCAACTGTTTATAGGTTTAGAACAAATTCGCCAGGAATATCGCCAAGGCAAATTTCAGCCTGGTGTCGATGCTGAAGATGTGCATTTTGCTGTGGAACGGCGATTGACAGAAATTGTTGGTGATGTAGGTAAAAAGCTGCATACAGCGCGATCGCGTAATGACCAAGTAGGTACTGACACTAGACTCTACCTCCGCGACCAAATCCAACAAATTAAAAGCCATTTACGAGAATTTCAAACTGTTCTATTAGATATAGCTGAAAAAAACGTTGAGACTCTGATTCCTGGCTATACTCATTTGCAACGTGCCCAACCCCTAAGTTTAGCGCACCATCTTTTGGCGTACTTTCAGATGACGCAACGCGACTGGGAACGCCTAGGAGATGTGGAACGCCGTGTGAATATCTCACCTTTAGGGTGTGGTGCTTTGGCGGGAACAACTTTCCCTATAGATCGCCACTACACAGCCAATTTCTTGCAATTCAAAAGCATTTATGCTAATAGCCTTGATGGAGTGAGCGATCGCGACTTTGCGATCGAATTTCTCTGTGCTGCTAGCTTGATTATGGTTCACCTCAGTCGCCTCTCGGAAGAAGTTATTCTTTGGTCATCAGAAGAATTCCGCTTTGTCACCCTCAAAGATAGATGCGCCACTGGCTCTAGCATCATGCCCCAAAAGAAAAACCCCGACGTACCAGAATTAGTCAGGGGGAAAACCGGGCGTGTATTTGGACATCTCCAGGCGATGTTGGTGATTATGAAGGGGCTACCCCTGGCATACAACAAAGACTTGCAAGAAGATAAAGAAGGTTTATTTGATAGTGTTAACACCGTTAAAGCTTGTCTGGAAGCAATGACAATTTTGTTACAAGAAGGTTTAGAATTTCGCACCCAACGCTTGGCTCAAGCAGTCACAGAAGACTTTTCTAACGCTACCGATGTCGCAGATTATTTGGCAGCGCGGGGTGTTCCGTTCCGAGAAGCCTATAACCTCGTCGGCAAAGTAGTAAAAACTAGTATCACAGCAGGTAAACTCCTCAAAGATTTAAGCTTGGAGGAATGGCAACAACTACACCCAGCTTTTGCAGCGGATATTTATGAGGCGATATCCCCTCGTCAGGTAGTAGCCGCCCGTAATAGCTATGGTGGCACTGGTTTTG
- the larB gene encoding nickel pincer cofactor biosynthesis protein LarB, giving the protein MTQPEALRSLLEAVANGKVSPDMALDSLKDLAYEKVGEFAKIDHHRHLRTGFPEVIWGPGKTPDQIAQIIAVMRDRNPVVMATRIEPAVYDALQSKVKGLRYYDLARICAITPLDIAPQFEGVISILSAGTADLPVAEEAAVTAELSGFRVQRLWDVGVAGIHRLLNNRHVIESASVLIVVAGMEGALPSVVAGLADCPVIAVPTSIGYGASFGGLAPLLTMLNSCAAGVGVVNIDNGFGAAVLAGQILRTAEKLRLAKPTS; this is encoded by the coding sequence GTGACTCAACCTGAAGCTTTGCGATCGCTCTTAGAAGCGGTTGCCAATGGTAAAGTATCTCCAGATATGGCATTAGACTCACTCAAAGACTTAGCTTATGAAAAAGTGGGTGAGTTTGCCAAAATTGACCACCATCGTCATTTAAGAACTGGTTTTCCTGAAGTGATTTGGGGGCCGGGTAAAACTCCCGATCAAATTGCTCAAATTATAGCGGTGATGCGCGATCGCAATCCGGTGGTGATGGCAACCAGAATTGAACCAGCAGTGTACGATGCACTGCAATCGAAGGTTAAAGGTTTGCGATACTACGATTTAGCACGAATTTGTGCCATTACACCCCTTGACATCGCACCACAATTTGAGGGTGTAATCAGCATTCTTTCGGCTGGTACTGCCGATTTACCAGTTGCGGAAGAAGCAGCTGTCACTGCCGAACTTTCTGGATTCCGTGTCCAGCGCCTCTGGGATGTCGGTGTTGCGGGTATTCACCGTCTGCTGAATAACCGCCATGTAATTGAGTCAGCATCGGTGTTGATTGTAGTAGCAGGGATGGAAGGCGCATTACCCAGCGTGGTTGCAGGTTTGGCGGATTGTCCAGTGATTGCCGTACCCACCAGCATCGGTTATGGTGCAAGTTTTGGTGGGTTGGCACCTCTATTGACAATGCTTAACTCTTGTGCAGCTGGAGTTGGTGTAGTAAACATCGATAATGGCTTTGGTGCAGCAGTGTTAGCAGGGCAAATTTTGCGAACAGCCGAGAAATTGCGGTTGGCAAAGCCTACATCTTGA